From the Peromyscus leucopus breed LL Stock chromosome 8b, UCI_PerLeu_2.1, whole genome shotgun sequence genome, one window contains:
- the LOC114686954 gene encoding CMRF35-like molecule 8 isoform X1 translates to MTQLASALWLPTLLLMLFWLPGCIPLHGPSKVTGTVGESLSVRCQYEEEHKTNNKYWCRVSLLSCKVIVRTRASKEAGKGRVSIRDRPDNLTFTVTLENLTLEDAGTYKCAVDIPFINGSSWLIDSTLGIDDSFKVVVSVVPGQLPEPAPRTPTMPTSLTTSLTTSLTTECSTQGSIMKGHHEDPESKGLSLWVLLIVLALLLFLLVGTSLLAWRMFRKHQIKADIHPELSQNLRQARELRQEAAEESESQYVNLQLHTLPLREEPALPSQVEVEYSTVTFPQKELHYTSVVFDSQSQDSSANGTSPWPSQNQEAEYSEVRKPRKGLAHSHL, encoded by the exons ATGACCCAACTGGCCTCAGCTCTGTGGCTGCCCACGCTGCTGCTGATGCTTTTCTGGCTTCCAG GCTGTATCCCTCTGCATGGACCCAGCAAGGTGACAGGCACTGTGGGGGAGTCCCTGAGTGTGCGGTGTCAGTACGAGGAGGAACACAAGACTAACAACAAATACTGGTGCAGAGTGTCACTGCTATCATGTAAAGTGATTGTCAGGACCAGAGCCTCAAAAGAAGCTGGGAAAGGCCGAGTGTCCATCAGGGACCGTCCAGACAACCTCACCTTCACAGTGACCTTGGAGAACCTCACCCTGGAGGATGCAGGCACCTACAAGTGTGCGGTGGACATACCATTTATCAATGGCTCCTCCTGGTTAATCGATTCCACCTTGGGGATTGATGACTCCTTCAAGGTTGTGGTGTCTGTGGTTCCAGGTCAGCTCCCAG AACCAGCACCAAGGACACCTACAATGCCCACCAGCCTGACTACCAGCCTGACTACCAGCCTGACCACTGAGTGTTCTACCCAAGGATCCATCATGAAGGGTCACCATGAGGATCCTGAGTCCAAGGGCTTGAG CCTCTGGGTGCTGCTGATCGTGTTAGctcttctgctgtttctgttggTGGGGACCTCTCTGCTGGCCTGGAGGATGTTCCGGAAGCATCAGATCAAAG CTGATATACATCCAGAGCTGTCCCAGAACCTCAGGCAGGCAAGGGAACTACGGCAGGAG GCTGCTGAGGAGAGTGAGTCCCAGTATGTGAATCTGCAGCTGCACACATTGCCCCTGAGGGAAGAGCCGGCGCTACCAAGTCAGGTGGAGGTGGAATACAGCACAGTG ACGTTCCCCCAGAAAGAGCTTCACTATACATCCGTGGTATTCGACTCACAGAGCCAGGATTCTTCTGCCAATGGGACTTCCCCTTGGCCGTCTCAAAACCAAGAAGCAGAGTATAGCGAGGTCCGAAAGCCAAGGAAAGGCCTTGCTCACTCTCACCTGTGA
- the LOC114686954 gene encoding CMRF35-like molecule 8 isoform X2 yields the protein MTQLASALWLPTLLLMLFWLPGCIPLHGPSKVTGTVGESLSVRCQYEEEHKTNNKYWCRVSLLSCKVIVRTRASKEAGKGRVSIRDRPDNLTFTVTLENLTLEDAGTYKCAVDIPFINGSSWLIDSTLGIDDSFKVVVSVVPGQLPEPAPRTPTMPTSLTTSLTTSLTTECSTQGSIMKGHHEDPESKGLSLWVLLIVLALLLFLLVGTSLLAWRMFRKHQIKADIHPELSQNLRQARELRQEAAEESESQYVNLQLHTLPLREEPALPSQVEVEYSTVQEHP from the exons ATGACCCAACTGGCCTCAGCTCTGTGGCTGCCCACGCTGCTGCTGATGCTTTTCTGGCTTCCAG GCTGTATCCCTCTGCATGGACCCAGCAAGGTGACAGGCACTGTGGGGGAGTCCCTGAGTGTGCGGTGTCAGTACGAGGAGGAACACAAGACTAACAACAAATACTGGTGCAGAGTGTCACTGCTATCATGTAAAGTGATTGTCAGGACCAGAGCCTCAAAAGAAGCTGGGAAAGGCCGAGTGTCCATCAGGGACCGTCCAGACAACCTCACCTTCACAGTGACCTTGGAGAACCTCACCCTGGAGGATGCAGGCACCTACAAGTGTGCGGTGGACATACCATTTATCAATGGCTCCTCCTGGTTAATCGATTCCACCTTGGGGATTGATGACTCCTTCAAGGTTGTGGTGTCTGTGGTTCCAGGTCAGCTCCCAG AACCAGCACCAAGGACACCTACAATGCCCACCAGCCTGACTACCAGCCTGACTACCAGCCTGACCACTGAGTGTTCTACCCAAGGATCCATCATGAAGGGTCACCATGAGGATCCTGAGTCCAAGGGCTTGAG CCTCTGGGTGCTGCTGATCGTGTTAGctcttctgctgtttctgttggTGGGGACCTCTCTGCTGGCCTGGAGGATGTTCCGGAAGCATCAGATCAAAG CTGATATACATCCAGAGCTGTCCCAGAACCTCAGGCAGGCAAGGGAACTACGGCAGGAG GCTGCTGAGGAGAGTGAGTCCCAGTATGTGAATCTGCAGCTGCACACATTGCCCCTGAGGGAAGAGCCGGCGCTACCAAGTCAGGTGGAGGTGGAATACAGCACAGTG CAGGAACATCCGTGA